A section of the Pygocentrus nattereri isolate fPygNat1 chromosome 18, fPygNat1.pri, whole genome shotgun sequence genome encodes:
- the vps26bl gene encoding vacuolar protein sorting-associated protein 26B-like produces the protein MSFFSFGQSAEIDIVLNDAETRKKVEHKTEDGKKDKYFLFYDGETVSGKVNITLKNPGKRLEHQGIKIEFIGQIELYYDRGNHHEFVSLVKDLARPGEMTQSQTFDFEFTHVEKPYESYTGQNVKLRYFLRATVSRRLNDISKEMDIVVHTLSTYPELNSSIKMEVGIEDCLHIEFEYNKSKYHLKDVIVGKIYFLLVRIKIKHMEIDIIKRETTGTGPNVYHENDTIAKYEIMDGAPVRGESIPIRLFLAGYEMTPTMRDINKKFSVRYYLNLVLIDEEERRYFKQQEIILWRKGDIVRKSMSHQAAIASQRFEGSASAERALAQAKEDND, from the exons ATgagcttcttcagttttggtCAAAGTGCTGAAATCGACATAGTTTTGAATGACGCCGAAACGAGGAAGAAGGTGGAACACAAGACGGAAGATGGGAAAAAggacaaatattttttattctacGACGGAGAGACGGTGTCGGGAAAAGTCAACATAACGCTGAAGAACCCGGGCAAGAGACTGGAGCACCAGGGAATCAAGATAGAGTTTATAGGACAGATCG aGCTGTACTATGACAGAGGGAACCATCATGAGTTTGTGTCTTTGGTGAAGGACCTGGCTCGGCCAGGAGAAATGACCCAGTCTCAGACGTTTGACTTTGAGTTCACACATGTGGAGAAACCGTACGAGTCTTACACGGGCCAGAACGTTAAACTCCG ATATTTTCTACGAGCGACGGTCAGCAGAAGGCTAAACGACATCAGCAAAGAGATGGACATTGTTGTTCACACACTCAGCACATATCCAGAGCTGAACTCTTCCATTAAGATGGAAGTGGGAATCGAGGACTGCCTACACATCGAGTTTGAGTACAACAAGTCCAA gtACCATCTGAAGGATGTGATAGTGGGTAAGATCTATTTCCTGCTAGTGCGGattaaaatcaagcacatggAGATAGACATCATCAAGAGGGAGACGACAGGGACTGGGCCCAATGTTTACCATGAAAATGACACTATTGCTAAGTACGAAATCATGGATGGAGCGCCGGTCAGAG gtgAATCGATCCCGATCCGACTCTTCTTGGCTGGCTATGAGATGACTCCTACCATGAGAGACATTAATAAGAAGTTCTCTGTTCGCTATTACCTCAACCTTGTGCTCATTGATGAAGAGGAAAGGCGCTACTTCAAACAGCAG GAGATCATATTATGGAGGAAGGGTGACATCGTGAGGAAGAGCATGTCTCATCAAGCTGCCATCGCCTCCCAGCGCTTTGAGGGATCAGCTTCTGCAGAGAGAGCCCTCGCCCAGGCTAAAGAGGACAACGACTGA